One Salvia miltiorrhiza cultivar Shanhuang (shh) chromosome 6, IMPLAD_Smil_shh, whole genome shotgun sequence genomic window, AGGAAGGAGAGGCTGGCGGCGGAGCTGGGACTCGACCCGCGCCAGGTGGCGGTGTGGTTCCAAAACAGGAGGGCCAGGTGGAAGAGCAACAAGCTGCACGAGGAGTATTCCAAGCTCAAGTCCGACCACCACACCGCCGTCCTCCACAAATGCCGCCTTGAGACCGAGGTATTATATTCTCgtaaagttggtgtatttatacGCCAATaacctttattttattaatcctCTTCTATATTCTTAGGCTTCCTTCCGTTTACTCTATGTTAGCATTACTTTCTtacttcataattttttttaatttacccTACTTTTTTTGTTCGTTTACAAATTCACATCCTATTCTTTCTTTCCAACCCTTCAAATTCCaatatatttatgcatattgTTATTTGGACCTAcgtaattttattaattactatgatacttttaaaacaaaattgaGCCCCTTATTCCTCACCAAAtacacaaaattaatttttcttaaaatacaTATCCACTTCATTCAGGAAGTAATATgcttattttaattctaatgctttggaaaatatttttgatGTCATTAGTTTTATCGTGGGCATAAAAATTAGTTTTCGCCCATTctgtttttttatttgtttatttgaagtTATAGGGAGAATGAACAAATCtagctttgatttttatataatgtaTAAATTTAACGACATGAAGAATACTTTTTAAAATgttaaaactaaaataaatgataaaCTATAAAATGTGAGCAATGCTCACAATTAGTATATATATCATGTCATTCCTCGTAAATATTAATATCCTTTCCTCTCGTCGATATCAGCCAACTATATGTGAGCTTATTCTTGATTTAGTTTAGTCTAGTGATGCTCCATCACGTATAAATATGTCAAGGGAAATATGtattacatgatgaatcatgccTGTGTATTGAGGAAATTAACATAACTAATTATAAacttgggggggggggggggtgagaTAAGGAAAGTAAGAAAACTGGATACATCAATCAAGATGCATGCACCCTAGCCTTGAAAAATCatttctcattttatttttgccaaaaaagaaaattctaaAGGGCAATGAGATAAAGGAGGCAAAGAATTGTACTAATAATGCTCAGGTTTGTACCTTGTTGTTTAAGATGGATAATGCTAAGTTGTGGGTAGCCTTGATGGTGCTGCACATGCCTTTCCCTGCCACGTGTACGCGTAGGATCCATCCCCACCACAACAACTTGTCAGATGATATTCTTCATTTTAAAATCTTAATTTGAACTAAAACCTATAAGTGAATCTCCCATTATTAAGTTACAAGTTGATGTGTATGTTTACATATACTAAACTTTTGCTggaattattattcttattttgtatttatgaaaatagtagactagtaaaataattattttttaaataataaagatATCAAGTACACCCTATTAAGTATTAACataaaaaatgttttttttttttttgctattttatcCTTTAATCACAACTTATAAtagatttagttgtgaattattctttaaataGTACAATTCACAAATTTAGAATATGTTTGGATGTGAATTACCTAATATAATGggtaattcacaaccaaatttatttttaattgtgaactaccctatttaaaaataattcagaATTAAGAAAgctttgattgtgaatttagtTTTGAATTCGTCAATTGGGGATAAGCAATACTTTAagccaaaaaataattattttcttatgttttttatatttataattattgtttgtctttatatATTTAATCGACTACTTTGATGTATGTTCCCTTATGAAAATCTGCAGCGCTAGTATGTGTTTGTTGGAAGTATTTTGATTTGGTATTTGAGTAGgcctaattaaattaataataagtgGTGCGATTACCGTACAGCTTCTGAAGCTAAAGGAACAACTCCATGAAGCGGAGAAGGAAATACAGAGGCTCTCGGACGGCTTCTCGAGCAATAGTCCATGTTCGTCCTTCTCAATGGAAGTAGGAGCACCTTTTCTTGGGGAATTTGGAATGGAAGGATTAGAGAATGTGTTTTACACTTCTGATCAAAACTACTCTGCCCATGGAATGGAGTGGGATAATCTCTATTACATGTAATTAGATTAAATTATCATATAACTAATTTGTAATCTGCATTAGAGTGGGAATATGAGAGACATtcaatatgtatatattaacAACTAATGTAAATTAATCTCTCTAGTTTTATCCTTTCGTTTTATGGATAGGTGTTTTTCAGTACGTACCAAAACATTAATTATTAGACAGTAATTAATTGTCACTAGCATAACTTGCTTTTTGACTACTAATGTCGTTAGTTTGTCCTATCTCTTGTCATTATTCTGTCTTTTGCACCATCTGATATTTCTTCGAATGAGATTCAcagtaccacactttatgtcacACTTTGTgttccactttcaattttatttaattttttatgcatattttcttcaatttcaactttatatactttagattaattttgtgattattaactagggtttattccattaatttagggtatataattattttttatcatttaatttcacttttattagctaataataggttgataaattcaaagtcatggtatatactttttaaaaaatttatttttttgaaataaaacttcaatatgattcatagtattataataaattttatttttataaaaaatatttttaaaataatagatataagcatgagaCATAGTGGTACACATATAAAATTGTGAGACACTGGATCTCAACTCATATTTcttatagagtaaaattttgaagtagccaaaatgaagcataaaacacaatttatggccacacattgaaaaaacataaaatttggccatttttattgatttggacgtttttatcctcaatgaggcggaccgggtaggatcaagCACGCGGgccgcgtgccgggtcgggttaggcacttatgacactattagtgtcataagtgccaagattttactttgattttattttggatttccgttggcacttagtgccaaaagtgccaacggaaatccaaaataaaaccaagtaaaatggtccttttggcacttatggcactattagtgccataagtgccatacgtgcaacaaaaacaacaatactagaatcaagaaatcataaatggataatctaaaccctaaatcgaacatctaaaccctacggggaagtgtttaaaatggtccttttggcacttatggcactattagtgccataagtgccaacgaaactccaaaataaaaccaagtaataaaatgatgcatATGGCACTTAtggtgccataagtgccatacgcgcaGAGGGCGTTGGCTTTTCCCCGCGAGCGtgcaactcacccataagcttccagcggccgagcaatcaccccagcggccgagtaaaaagggcaaattaggcataccaccttattaatggccatattttgatgttttaagattaagggccaaaaattgattttcaatcttcattatggccatttgactacattgtttcttTCTTATATATCTAGGTGTAGTAATGGAAATTTTGGAACAAAATAAGTACTTCCACCTTCCTATTCATAGCATGTATTTTTTCACAAATACTCCTGTGCAACCGCCGTATAACTGGTTtccagaatgacactacttcattcggaaaatgacacttgaacatttccgaatgacactacttcaacatacaaatgacacttgaagatcttcaagtgtgatTTGTAtgatgaagtagtgtcatttagaaaccagttgcacggtgcaacagTTGCACGAGAGAGTGCCTCTTATTTTTATTAGATTATCCCAAATAACATGATCCGTTTCTAAATTTGGGCCATAATTAAAGTttcattataaaattaaattaacctACCCATACATACTCCAAACCATAAACTAACCCTAATCACacttggtctctctctctctctctctctctctccattgtATGTCACCTCCACCCCTCTAGTGGAAACCCTAATTGTTGCCTCTCTTCACTCATTTCCACCCTCGCGTCGTCCTCTCTCTACTCGTGGGGCCTCCAAGAGTATTGAgtgaaaccctaattttatttcGGCCTTCCCGGTGTCACGTACCTTGAAACAAAGCTACCGTCAAGATAAAGTCTAATTGGGAGCGATATCTGAGTATTGAGGATATTCTCGAATTCGAAGACTCGTTATCCCTTTGGTAGGTGCCGTTGGAGGCCTATTTCCCTTGGTCAACTGACGAAGCACTTACTGCGAACACTAATGGCTCGTGGATCAGCCCGAAGGAGATCGAAGCTAAGTGTGGCGATGCGAGAGGCTAAGCTTCACCCATGGCCCGACAGTCGATCTATCGACGCCCATGTTTTATTGTGAGGATTACTGATTTTGTCATGAATACATCCTTTCACACTCTTGATTTTGACTAACTACAAATGTTCTCTATTATGTGAGGAAAATTGGGATGAAGTATGGTTAGCGACGGGTTGTCGGCAGATCCAGAGGCTACACCGTCAGTGGTTCCATCCCCATTTGTTATTGCGATGATGAAGATTCTTCTCCTTCCCTTGTTTTGAGTGAATTTTTCCCTTTAATTGTGCGTATGGTATATCTATGGAATACATCTTTGAGTACTCTATGGTGATGGCTCATTAATTTTCTTATCTCCTTAGTCAGTGCTCCGATTTGGTTCTCTGATTCGGTAATTGATGTTTGTATGCTTTGTGTTTTGACTAAATTAACACTTAAAGTCGCTCGCAATAAAGCGAGGTCATCCTGGTGGGTaactcactacaaaaaaacgcatGATTTATGGCTATATTTATCGGCGGCGGCTGAATCACCGGCAGCACCCTGACGGCGAAGACATAAACACGTCATCTGATGACGATGGTAGTGATGATGACGGTAGTGATGGTTAGGAAACAGATTGGTGATAggattaaatataaatttacaatttgGAATATTTGACAatgtatttgtttgtttgttattttatgtgttatgtttgttattttatttgttaatgtaTTTGTAAATTCACATAACTGGTTGAGTCGAatacttggtagttaggatagtggagTTATGCTGTAGAAATTTCGTTTGATTtaagtaatttatgatattttatttgtgtttagccctattttgtgatgagttTTATGGGTGTTTACGTGTCATATTGGTTTATATATTGGTCTCGTTCACTCAAGAGTTAATTAATTTGAGCACTTGtactaattttgttgtcttAGGATTTTACGCTCGAATTgattaatttgtggacaaaaatgAAGATATAATTGAGTCAAGTGGTCTTAATAAGAATTGAAGTTCGTGGGCGAAAACATATCTAAAAttcgacttgaaacgagggagaacgaaccaaaacaaaaacactgCGCAATGCcgcccacggcggccgccgccacTGTCTGTTTGGCAGTTATGGGAATTTAGGTATataacccatttttagggttttcttCACTATTCCCGACCCAGCAGCCTCCATTGGCATTTTTACTGTATTTCCCTCGGGTTTGGTAGATAGAAACGTGATTAGAAATATTTGGATTCCGTTAGATAGCTTCGGATTGTCATCCACATTGAACTATTGTAATAATTCTTAATTTAGTTATTTGCTTCGTATGATTCTTGATTATTTACTTTTGGTTGCTTATAGATTAATGtgatttatgcttttgtttATCTCTTCGCCTAGTTAATGTAGTTAGATCGTTGTTTGATTCATTCTTTGAATTATCCGTTGGTTGTTTGGTAGATTTCATTAACGCGTTCTTTAAGATTAATGGTAATTAGTGTTGCCTTGGAATTTGGATGCTCATTCTTttatcttgcctagataattgttgGTTTATGATGttggatttaattattgctttctagattgttaTATTAGAATCCTAGTTCTATATGCTTACTTATTGTTTTCTTTGCCTGCTTCCTATCTATCGCCTAGATAAATTTACGTGCTTTATTtcaattacgcattagttaatcagAGAGAGTGTGTCaaacccaaacttctgattagagtgtttaggtttatttcctgttttatgtgcgtagcatgatcgaAACCCTATTTagccttccttgtgagacgacttgggttagcttactacactaggacgacctcgtacgattgcgagtcaatccataTATTTTTTCGGTCTGATCAGGATGAGCAGCCGACTGGTGACACATCTTCAGGGTTCGGGCTGCACATTTTTGCGACTCTTGAGACTCCCCCGGCCTCTTctagttcacgggctagaaggcccaAAGGTCGATCAATTGCCGAGATCAAGGCCGGCTGGACTAGGGACGGTGGGGGGATGGTCTTTGAGAGGATGCCTACtgagtaagtattttaatttaaatcattatttcTAGTATAACAAATAATTCATTAAATTACTGTTACACAGTGAGTTGAAGGAGCCATCGGGCCTCTCCACCACCTGCACGGGAGCATTTAGGAGGATTGATAACCGAGACGGGTACACTTGAAGGTTGACTCCGCCAACGGTGAAAGAGGCGTACTTTCAGGAATTAAATGTATAATTGAATTTCtagtacatataaatttatcattctatattgttaaaatgttatatattaaattaactatttctttcaacagaaagactTTGTTTGGTAGCTTGAGGATGAGCCTGAGGTGAGGTCAATGTGGGAGCAGAAAGCCAACAAAAGGTATAGTGACATGATAAGCAACTACAGGAGGAAGCTCAGGGCGAAGATCGAGGCAGGGAAGATGATGGATAGACCCATGGGCATGTCTGACGATTTCTGGACTGGGCTTCAGGAATATTAGGAGCGGGAGGAAGTTCAAGCGGTTTTCTGGCAAGCATGCGAACCGGATGTCTGAGCCCGATGGACCCGGTATAGGGATCAGCAGGCACGTTGGAGGGTCTCAGTCCACTCGTATCTTGCAGCAGAGTCTGGTTACTAATTATCAATAAGTTCATAagtaatgtgtatatatatatatatatatatatataatatcgcaAATAATAACTTAATTATCTTATATACATGCATGAACAAAGCTTGGAGACTGGACTCCCCCCGGCTGCGCGAGGATGGAAGTTTTTTGTCACCGAGGAATGAGAGACTAGATGTAAGCGTTTAagtcaaatattagtaatacatagtgaaatgtatatattttctaacaattatgcattattATGTATAAATCAGGCGAAGAATCGTCGCATTGCTGTTGAGACTGGACGAGAGAACTAGCTGGATGAGATATACTTGGATGTCGTACAGCCCGATAGGTCACGGCTCTACAGCACTGGAAGTGCTGGTCGGAGCTAGTTAGTACGGGGTCTGCTCACAACACTGGCGCTTCCGGGATGTCTCAGCAGTTGTATGAGACACAGATCTCTATTCTAGAGGAGCAGCTATAGACGATGATCGAGAAGAGGGCAGCACAACGAGCAGCACTTGAGGACGAATGAGTAGCACGTGCGGCCCTTGAGCAGCAGATGGCTATTTTGAGGAGTTTATGAGGCACTCGGGTCAGCTTCCTCGATTCCCTACTGATGATTAGGTCTTTGATCCCCGGTCCATCGTCTTGacttttatgtatttatattttgttgaactatttatttcatattttggaACAACATTACACTTGCACtttatttttacatttatgttttattgaactatttatttcatgttttcaaacaacattGCATTTACCTCGTTCTTCGTCCCCTATTTATTGTGATTGTATAATTAAGCCGAAAGATATATgtacttaaaaaaaaaggtaaCCTAGATTGAATTCAACGCATGCAattgaattcaaaatacattacaaatatcaaattaaaatacttattgtATATAAACTAGAtcgataacaataataataataataataataataataataataataacaataataataataataataataataaaattaagtaataaatatttttttcaacataaaaataaggacggaaaTGAGACCAATCAATAATTAACGACATctcttggatatcatctcgaTATATTCTAATGTTATGAatgtatgatattgtatattgaaaatagagtttaaatgaattaataggtactagatatgtcaataatacgagtgttctgtactggtgaccactcgaaaggaacttcaaggttaagtgtgcttgacttagagcacaactaagatgggtgaccgactgggaagttcgtctaacatATCACATATGCACTACTGTATAAATACAGAAATACTTGTggggtataaataaataaaaaaataaattaatagataaataaataaataaataaattaattaataaaataaaaaaaaataaaaaaataccggCGGCCCCTGCCGTCGGTATTACTCCGGCAATCAATGCCGATTCGGCGAGTGGCACCACCGCCATCCGgtcaaaattaccgacggcggtgGAGCCGCCGCTGATCACCGGCGGCGGTCATTTGCCACCGGTATATGAATCACCGACGAGGAAATTACCGACGACAACCCGCCGCCGGTGATCTCAATACCGGCGGCCGCCTTATGTTTACCCACGgtaaacgccgtcggtaatctcaattttttttgtagtgactcAACCCAAGTCGTATTCATAAGGAAGGCTAAAAACTATCGTTCATGCTACTCACAAAAAGCAATAAATATCAGACACTTTAAACATAATTTTGGTCTGGCATTACTCTCACACTCATTCTAGGCATGATAAACGACACTATAAGgataaataataatcataaaCAATAACTCAATGAACCATAAGGTTGCTAGAAAAGTTCACCAACAAAATGagaaattcaataattaaaaatacccTTACccaacaattaaaataattcaaataattaaaacgAACATGCAAATATGATGAATCGGTAGCAACGAAACAACCATTAGCCCTAACATAATACCCCGtccaaacaattaaaaaatatgagaaatcaaaactaatatacaataataaaattcattatttaaatcTAACACATGAGTAGTCAAGCAAATAATCAAAATCAAATACGAAGCAATGTGAACTAAGAATAAACACTAAGCAAAAGAGAAATCTGGATTTGATATATGAAAATAGAGACATAAATATATATCTCAAAAGCAACTAGCAAATATTGAGAATTCTTACAATGCGGAAGCTAGGAAATCAATCTTGAACATTCCAATCAAAAGATGATAAAGAATCATCCAAATAGTAGAAAAAAGTGTATTTCAAAGTGTAAAAATCGGAACCCTACCAAAAGCCAAGACTTTGCTTTTAAACTCTCGAAACTGTGccagaaaataacttgaaattgTCCCATACTACCGTCGTAGGGTAGGGCACGACCGCAACATATGAATGATGTGAGACCACGGCAAAGGGTGCAATCGCAACCCTTGGTGAGGGAGTGGTTGTCAGTTGGGGCACGGTGGTGGCAAGGAAAGGAGGCACGACCGCGTCAAAGGGCGTAGCTGTGGGCATGGACTTTGAGGTGGACTTCCAAATCAAGGGTTCGACCACTACATGGGGCGTGGTCGAGGGGTAAGCTTCGATGAGAGAGGAGAAAGGTCGTGCACGACTGCGCTTAGGAGGGGCACGATCACGGGGTTGTGCTTCAGGAAAAGAACACCAAAAACTCCAAACTTAATCATTGCAAATCGAAACCAAGTGACCAACCCTCAAAATTATATCACACAATCCATGAAAATGAGCCAAAAGTGCATTCTTCCTAACAAAATAAACAAGGTAGATCCGCACAAAAACACACGAAACAACCCCctcacttagccttttgcttgtcgtAAACAAAAATCCACGAAGACAACGTAAAGCGATGACTCACAAGTAATCAATTACCACCAATCATTCCAACAAATCACTCCTCATAGCTCCCAATAAACATGCTCCTCAAAATATGTAAATCACTAAAAATTTAACGTGGAACACAATTGTTGGTTCCGAGCGAGTGCGTActggtgtatggaggggggggggTTACACAAGTTACaaactttttattttcttttcaaagTATTGTGTTTAGAACATGTTCAACTGATAATGAATCAGCTGGTTTGATGTAGATCAATTTAACAAATGTTAAACTGACTAGTATCCAGATAAGTTTGTTCTAATTGTGAGTACAGTTAGCGATCCTACTGACATATCAAAAGCTAAAATTGTCCTCTTAAGTTTTATCTGagttatttatttgcttttagaTATTCACATCTCTTTGTTTGGTTGCATGAATATTTATTAAGTGTCTATGTTAGATTATCCATTGTGTTTTCAATtattcagtccctgtggatacaaTATTTTACTTTCTGTATATGCTACAATTGCACCATAAAATTGCatctaaataatattttattactaatatttagtGATCACTCGAGAGAGTATGCTTCGGATTACAAAGAGTATATTTGCCTGATAACTAAGGGAATATGAGTGTGACATCTCAAGTAAAAATAACTTGATGAAACTTTAAGATCTTCCGAGCTTAGTTCAATTTCTTCGAAAATTCACTCAAAGTGTTCTTGAAAGAGAGATCTTGCATGCGTGTAAGATTTGATCGTGCAAAGTTTTCGATTGTGATTGTGTTAAATCCACGGGAGTATTTATTAGATGAGTCATGAGAAAGAGTTGTTGGAGAGCTCATTTAAAATTTTCGACTTCGATTTGAGGTAGAAAACTTCTTGTTTGTTGCTTGATGATATGCCACTTTCTACATTGCAACATCGTACGCAATCTTTTTAATAAGGGTTAATGGCATGTAAATTACTAAACTATGACCAAATTCTGGTTTGGATACCGCAATTCAATGTGTATCATGGAAATTTCTATACTATTAATTTGATCTGATTTAGCTACTTCGGCCAATTTTCGGCAGGGGTATTTTGGGTATTCTAAACACGTGTCTATTTAAAGTTGTGTTGGAACCATGTTGGCGTTCATGTGTCATCCAACTGGATCAAAGTTACACATGGCGTCCATTTGTCTATTTCAGCCCAACACCcaacttttttttctctctaattCCACCCCACTCACCACCATGGGCAGCTGCCTCGCACAAACTCCGCTGCGCCGCCGTCCAAAACTCCCAAGTCCACGCTGATCAACGGCGGTAGAAAATCCCCGTCTCCCGTCTACAAAGAAACAGTCAAAGAAGTCATCTCCGATCGGGCTCAATTGACACCTCTTTGTTTAATTAGTAGTGGGTTGACGAAGACTTTGCTATGCTCAATTCCACTAGGAAACTAATCTAATCATTCTAAATGGAAgcaatattttctcaaaaacaaAGATTAGAATTCTTATTGAGCTGGGATATAGGTAAGAACTACGACAACTGGAAAAGGCTGGTGAAGACTGTTTCTTGCAGGGAGGAAAACAAGCTATTAACATTGACTTATGCTGACtctcatcatcatcttcatctttcgACGGTTGTTGCTATCGGCGGAGACCTTATCGTCTTTCGCCGAAATATAGAGAGAACTTGGGGAAGAGAGGGGGAGAAAGACCAGTGGTAGTTGTGAGCCGTTGTTGTTGGAGATCAGAGAGAAACTGGGGCATCGGGGGTGTCATGAGTAGAGAGAGGCGGCGGTGTCTTCGCCGTCGCCGAGGAAAGAGGCGACGCTTCATGGCGGCGCCTTCGCCCAGATCGGAGAGTTGCAAGACAGGGGGTGGTCAGGCGGCACCACTGCTTGATATCCGGGCGGTGGCGGCTGGCAAGTGTTGGGTCCCGTGCTTGGGGTTGAGTCGGGGAGTGAGTTGGTGGCGGCGGTTCGCCGCTGTTGTAGTCCCCGGAGAAGggagaaaagaaggaaaagaggGAGAAGTGTGGGCTACGTGAACGTGAACTGAggtagaaagagagagagagttgagaggCGATAGGGAGGAAAGCTGATGTCGTCCGGCCTCGCAGGAGATTGATGGGCGGCTGCGATTGGTTGACGAATGAGGCATCTGAGAGGTGTGCATGAgtgatgaagagagagagagagagagagagagtaatggATGTAGGGATTAggtcaaattaaataaaaatcgtgtggtcaaattaaataaaaaacgatgacatttttaattaataaaactacTGTGTTTAGGATTAGGTCTGGCGTATCCACGTAGGATTTTCAGTTGTCCATGTCATCAATTTTTTGCTGGAAAATTTGCGGAGTAGCTAAATCAGATCAAATTAATAGTGTAGGAATTTTCATGATACACATTGAATTGCGGTATCCAAACCAGAATTTGGTCATAGTTTAGTAATTTATATGCCATTAATGCTTTTATATGCCATTAAGAAAATTCATTTCAGTGAACATATCGGTACTTTAACTCTGAGTACTTTAGGAAACAAGCCAAGTCGAATGGGACAATCCTAAAAGGAAAGTAAGGCAACTCAAGTGGGATGGAGGacatattaaaaattttaagcaattgagaaatgtgtataaaatgGAGAAAGAGATCATCAAAATTGATATGTTAAATGGTTGAGTTTCTATAAATTTTATGGATGGagtgagtattatttttttggtcttttttttaaatgtatttaTATTGTTTTAAGAAactaattttatactccctctgtcccacgaatcttgacacgtttttcttcggcacgaaaattaaggagttgtatattagtgttttaagtgtgcaattaataaagtataaaagtgataaaaaaaaaggagagaaaaagtaataaaagtgataaagtaggagagagaaggtaataattattactccctccgtcccaactt contains:
- the LOC130989025 gene encoding homeobox-leucine zipper protein ATHB-40-like, producing the protein MNPEALVDEQMPLISQYYPDPDGIYTQFVPQPGAAKTKARRRRRKSKGIEGVMRKRKLSSEQVKMLEECFGSEQKLESDRKERLAAELGLDPRQVAVWFQNRRARWKSNKLHEEYSKLKSDHHTAVLHKCRLETELLKLKEQLHEAEKEIQRLSDGFSSNSPCSSFSMEVGAPFLGEFGMEGLENVFYTSDQNYSAHGMEWDNLYYM